In one Silene latifolia isolate original U9 population chromosome 10, ASM4854445v1, whole genome shotgun sequence genomic region, the following are encoded:
- the LOC141604819 gene encoding uncharacterized protein LOC141604819 isoform X4: protein MKQLMRNNNNNNRDDKDVFEFDEDEFPDGCDHWSKIRAKFSNPNSKNHDVSEPVIQIKEVLTVTLDDNDHYCTDDIPADALDSAHKAGLKESEDLYSMSDRVVKQSSGFIDCNAEQKVSPCCRQIRDSTPLELFPRNGHVCTMIPDSPCCDDPVYFGDSDENDVVQESPSSTPTSELEEDNVAAVGQAQCQSVGGLEMPPRDIPPAASTTPAPRQQPASTISHHTTAASSSTSSHQAATAEGNQQTDSSQQHQQRNEHVFLRKRMKKRLTTSLDTTPCEEDDVIPSPVIQPKQKRLTNLEKNQICQSMTLNFQGRKLKHGLINQLSTDYGVTRVTISRIWKMVRTQVKGGQVVNLNRKYKGSISRYKGSISKSKQKRLTNLEKNQICQSMTLNFQGGKLKHGLINQLSTDYGVTRVTISRIWKMVRTQVKGGQVVNLNRKYKGSISRYKGSISKYKGKGSISKYKGSISKYKGSISTRVIDSKKGVMETIIVRTDYVTYGDKYFPASLILFSKDSVKIKARTVEEESADSSSDWKIDDILKIETQWSSTTVAKVRILLLANNDVHVEIANGTSGNELVEFLASNWSEHQEQIMSLDVRYNALLSMGINMQNCNGDVVPYEDYEYSSDPYIPNFEEPFEEVVYPKGERDAVSVRKSDVDLLLPDVFINDTIIDFYITYLKNGIPHERRDNFHFFSCFFFRKLADLDKNPSSVFDGKAAFQRVQRWTRKINIFEKDYIFIPVNYNLHWSLIILCHPGEVANFNDENINEALKVPCILHMDSIRGSHAGLKDHFQSYLLEEWKERQKETSEDVYLKFLDLRFLSLELPQQENYSDCGLFLLHYAELFINEAPQNFSPFRINKFDHFLRPNWFIPAEASLKRVYIQRLIHELLKSLSHECASPPKNDFSHSPALPVNKENDDGIEIISEKESLDKSWKGSSLYSQSVQGMDMSVLDMPIYRPSHRVNSSGLGMTELLEQQSQRYDRGASLGQLGFSTSTIREEEGNEHLIHSIMGQTGHQPTDQVGDSHMNCSSRDFDQTISWNSDSSYQVEPEDLSSSSESHSCDDSSDTRILEFANGIQSIDPCSNENTDLSKENMNSPEGFASASSDMMETPAEDSQELAEKYGSHDQDDPSLSNPEHEVEGSQELVSISLSGVDDKLAVEDGKTEDDEVVAAADVDNLVVEDSESEDDEILMGADADNLAVEHSKSEDDEIVTGADRVVEDSPDKPRPAKRLRVSPSPDEEDRV, encoded by the exons ATGAAGCAATTAAtgcgtaataataataataataatcgagaCGATAaagatgtgtttgagtttgatgAAGATGAATTTCCTGATGGTTGTGATCATTGGTCGAAAATCCGTGCTAAATTTTCAAACCCTAATTCCAAGAATCACG acGTATCTGAGCCTGTCATTCAGATCAAGGAAGTCCTAACGGTTACACTTGATGATAATGATCACTATTGCACAGATGATATCCCAGCTGATGCTCTAGATTCAGCACATAAAGCTGGCCTCAAAGAATCAGAGGATCTCTATTCAATGTCAGACAGGGTTGTAAAACAGAGTTCTGGATTTATTGACTGCAATGCCGAACAGAAAGTTTCACCCTGTTGTAGGCAAATTAGAGATTCCACTCCACTTGAACTTTTCCCTAGAAATGGTCACGTTTGCACTATGATCCCAGACTCTCCATGCTGT GACGACCCGGTTTATTTTGGAGATTCTGATGAAAATGATGTGGTTCAGGAGAGTCCCTCTTCCACTCCTACTTCTGAGCTGGAAGAGGATAATG TTGCAGCTGTTGGACAAGCTCAGTGCCAATCAGTTGGCGGTTTGGAAATG CCACCACGAGACATACCACCAGCAGCTTCTACCACACCAGCACCAAGACAGCAACCTGCATCCACCATCAGCCACCACACAACAGCCGCCAGCAGCAGCACAAGCAGCCATCAAGCAGCAACAGCAGAGGGCAACCAACAGACAGACAGCAGTCAACAACACCAACAAAGAAATGAACATGTATTTTTAAGAAAACGGATGAAAAAACGGCTTACCACTTCCTTGGATACAACGCCATGTGAGGAGGATGATGTTATTCCATCACCAGTCATTCAGCCTAAGCAAAAAAGGCTCACAAACTTGGAAAAAAATCAGATTTGTCAAAGTATGACGTTAAACTTCCAAGGTAGAAAACTCAAACATGGTTTAATTAATCAATTGAGTACTGATTATGGTGTCACAAGAGTCACCATTAGCAGAATTTGGAAAATGGTGCGCACACAAGTCAAAGGTGGTCAAGTGGTTAATCTTAACAGAAAGTACAAAGGCTCGATATCAAGATACAAAGGCTCGATATCAAAGTCTAAGCAAAAAAGGCTCACAAACTTGGAAAAAAATCAGATTTGTCAAAGTATGACGTTAAACTTCCAAGGTGGAAAACTCAAACATGGTTTAATTAATCAATTGAGTACTGATTATGGTGTCACAAGAGTCACCATTAGCAGAATTTGGAAAATGGTGCGCACACAAGTCAAAGGTGGTCAAGTGGTTAATCTTAACAGAAAGTACAAAGGCTCGATATCAAGATACAAAGGCTCGATATCAAAGTACAAAGGAAAAGGCTCGATATCAAAGTACAAAGGCTCGATATCGAAGTACAAAGGCTCGATATCAACACGAGTCATCGACTCGAAAAAG GGTGTAATGGAAACTATAATTGTTCGCACCGATTATGTTACATACGGTGACAAATATTTTCCAGCATCCCTGATATTGTTCTCAAAAGATTCAGTAAAAATTAAGGCACGGACAGTGGAAGAGGAGTCAGCAGATTCTAGCTCTGACTGGAAAATTGATGATATTCTTAAAATCGAGACTCAGTGGAGTAGCACG ACTGTCGCAAAAGTGAGGATCCTACTGTTGGCAAATAACGATGTGCATGTAGAAATTGCAAATGGAACCTCAG GTAATGAATTGGTGGAATTTTTGGCTTCCAATTGGTCTGAGCATCAAGAGCAGATTATGTCATTGGATGTGAGATATAATGCTCTTTTGAGCATGGGGATTAA CATGCAAAATTGCAATGGAGATGTAGTTCCATATGAGGATTATGAGTATTCTTCTGATCCTTACATTCCCAA TTTCGAGGAGCCTTTCGAAGAAGTTGTCTATCCGAAAGGTGAAAGGGATGCTGTGTCTGTCAGAAAGAGTGATGTTGATCTATTGCTGCCCGACGTCTTCATTAATGATACAATTATTGACTTCTACATCAC GTACTTAAAGAATGGAATTCCTCATGAACGACGggataattttcatttttttagttGCTTCTTCTTCCGAAAGCTGGCCGATCTAGATAAAAACCCTTCCAGTGTTTTTGACGGCAAGGCTGCTTTTCAGCGCGTTCAACGGTGGACAaggaaaataaatatttttgagaAGGACTACATATTCATTCCAGTTAACTACAA TCTACACTGGAGTTTAATAATCTTATGTCATCCTGGTGAAGTTGCCAACTTCAATG ATGAAAACATTAATGAAGCTTTAAAGGTTCCATGTATATTGCATATGGATTCTATCAGAGGAAGTCACGCAGGGTTGAAGGATCATTTTCAGAG TTATCTATTGGAAGAGTGGAAAGAAAGGCAAAAGGAGACTTCCGAGGATGTCTATTTAAAATTTTTAGATCTACGGTTTCTTTCACTTGAG CTGCCACAGCAAGAGAATTACTCCGATTGTGGTCTCTTCTTACTTCATTATGCTGAACTTTTTATTAATGAAGCACCTCAGAACTTCAGTCCATTTCGAATCAACAAGTTTGACCATTTT CTAAGGCCGAACTGGTTTATCCCTGCCGAAGCATCTCTTAAGCGTGTCTATATCCAGAGGTTGATACATGAACTTCTGAAAAGTCTCTCCCATGAATGTGCTTCACCTCCTAAAAACGATTTCTCACATTCACCAGCATTGCCAGTAAATAAAGAAAATGACGATGGCATAGAAATTATATCTGAGAAAGAAAGCCTAGATAAATCTTGGAAGGGAAGTTCTTTGTATTCGCAATCAGTTCAGGGAATGGACATGAGTGTGCTTGATATGCCAATATATAGGCCGTCTCATCGTGTCAATAGCTCAGGATTGGGTATGACAGAGCTCCTTGAGCAGCAGAGTCAACGTTATGATCGAGGAGCATCCCTTGGGCAGCTAGGATTTTCTACGTCAACCATCAGG GAGGAAGAAGGCAATGAGCATCTCATTCATTCCATTATGGGCCAAACTGGACATCAGCCAACTGACCAAGTGGGAGATTCTCATATGAATTGTTCATCTAGAGATTTTGATCAAACAATTTCTTGGAACTCGGATTCGTCGTATCAAGTGGAACCCGAGGATCTTTCATCATCCTCGGAATCTCATTCTTGTGACGATTCTTCAGACACTAGGATACTTGAATTTGCCAATGGAATACAAAGTATAGATCCATGTTCAAATGAGAATACGGATCTATCAAAGGAAAATATGAATAGTCCAGAAGGCTTTGCTTCTGCCTCCAGTGATATGATGGAGACCCCAGCCGAAGACTCTCAAGAATTAGCCGAGAAGTATGGAAGCCACGATCAGGACGACCCATCTCTCTCCAACCCAGAACATGAGGTTGAGGGTTCACAAGAACTCGTATCTATTTCACTTTCAGGTGTCGACGATAAGTTGGCAGTTGAGGATGGTAAAACTGAGGATGATGAAGTTGTTGCAGCTGCTGACGTAGATAATTTGGTAGTCGAGGACAGTGAAAGTGAGGATGATGAAATTCTTATGGGTGCTGACGCAGATAATTTGGCAGTCGAGCACAGTAAAAGTGAGGATGATGAAATTGTTACGGGTGCTGACAGGGTAGTTGAGGATTCTCCAGATAAGCCAAGACCTGCAAAAAGATTGCGGGTTTCACCATCACCTGACGAGGAAGACCGTGTATGA
- the LOC141604819 gene encoding uncharacterized protein LOC141604819 isoform X2 encodes MKQLMRNNNNNNRDDKDVFEFDEDEFPDGCDHWSKIRAKFSNPNSKNHDDIPADALDSAHKAGLKESEDLYSMSDRVVKQSSGFIDCNAEQKVSPCCRQIRDSTPLELFPRNGHVCTMIPDSPCCDDPVYFGDSDENDVVQESPSSTPTSELEEDNVAAVGQAQCQSVGGLEMKKMSENTYCGGLTPFRPLRPSYSTAHNLNSTQQPPRDIPPAASTTPAPRQQPASTISHHTTAASSSTSSHQAATAEGNQQTDSSQQHQQRNEHVFLRKRMKKRLTTSLDTTPCEEDDVIPSPVIQPKQKRLTNLEKNQICQSMTLNFQGRKLKHGLINQLSTDYGVTRVTISRIWKMVRTQVKGGQVVNLNRKYKGSISRYKGSISKSKQKRLTNLEKNQICQSMTLNFQGGKLKHGLINQLSTDYGVTRVTISRIWKMVRTQVKGGQVVNLNRKYKGSISRYKGSISKYKGKGSISKYKGSISKYKGSISTRVIDSKKGVMETIIVRTDYVTYGDKYFPASLILFSKDSVKIKARTVEEESADSSSDWKIDDILKIETQWSSTTVAKVRILLLANNDVHVEIANGTSGNELVEFLASNWSEHQEQIMSLDVRYNALLSMGINMQNCNGDVVPYEDYEYSSDPYIPNFEEPFEEVVYPKGERDAVSVRKSDVDLLLPDVFINDTIIDFYITYLKNGIPHERRDNFHFFSCFFFRKLADLDKNPSSVFDGKAAFQRVQRWTRKINIFEKDYIFIPVNYNLHWSLIILCHPGEVANFNDENINEALKVPCILHMDSIRGSHAGLKDHFQSYLLEEWKERQKETSEDVYLKFLDLRFLSLELPQQENYSDCGLFLLHYAELFINEAPQNFSPFRINKFDHFLRPNWFIPAEASLKRVYIQRLIHELLKSLSHECASPPKNDFSHSPALPVNKENDDGIEIISEKESLDKSWKGSSLYSQSVQGMDMSVLDMPIYRPSHRVNSSGLGMTELLEQQSQRYDRGASLGQLGFSTSTIREEEGNEHLIHSIMGQTGHQPTDQVGDSHMNCSSRDFDQTISWNSDSSYQVEPEDLSSSSESHSCDDSSDTRILEFANGIQSIDPCSNENTDLSKENMNSPEGFASASSDMMETPAEDSQELAEKYGSHDQDDPSLSNPEHEVEGSQELVSISLSGVDDKLAVEDGKTEDDEVVAAADVDNLVVEDSESEDDEILMGADADNLAVEHSKSEDDEIVTGADRVVEDSPDKPRPAKRLRVSPSPDEEDRV; translated from the exons ATGAAGCAATTAAtgcgtaataataataataataatcgagaCGATAaagatgtgtttgagtttgatgAAGATGAATTTCCTGATGGTTGTGATCATTGGTCGAAAATCCGTGCTAAATTTTCAAACCCTAATTCCAAGAATCACG ATGATATCCCAGCTGATGCTCTAGATTCAGCACATAAAGCTGGCCTCAAAGAATCAGAGGATCTCTATTCAATGTCAGACAGGGTTGTAAAACAGAGTTCTGGATTTATTGACTGCAATGCCGAACAGAAAGTTTCACCCTGTTGTAGGCAAATTAGAGATTCCACTCCACTTGAACTTTTCCCTAGAAATGGTCACGTTTGCACTATGATCCCAGACTCTCCATGCTGT GACGACCCGGTTTATTTTGGAGATTCTGATGAAAATGATGTGGTTCAGGAGAGTCCCTCTTCCACTCCTACTTCTGAGCTGGAAGAGGATAATG TTGCAGCTGTTGGACAAGCTCAGTGCCAATCAGTTGGCGGTTTGGAAATG AAAAAAATGTCAGAAAATACATATTGTGGTGGTCTAACCCCATTTAGACCACTAAGACCATCCTACTCAACCGCACATAATCTAAACTCCACACAGCAGCCACCACGAGACATACCACCAGCAGCTTCTACCACACCAGCACCAAGACAGCAACCTGCATCCACCATCAGCCACCACACAACAGCCGCCAGCAGCAGCACAAGCAGCCATCAAGCAGCAACAGCAGAGGGCAACCAACAGACAGACAGCAGTCAACAACACCAACAAAGAAATGAACATGTATTTTTAAGAAAACGGATGAAAAAACGGCTTACCACTTCCTTGGATACAACGCCATGTGAGGAGGATGATGTTATTCCATCACCAGTCATTCAGCCTAAGCAAAAAAGGCTCACAAACTTGGAAAAAAATCAGATTTGTCAAAGTATGACGTTAAACTTCCAAGGTAGAAAACTCAAACATGGTTTAATTAATCAATTGAGTACTGATTATGGTGTCACAAGAGTCACCATTAGCAGAATTTGGAAAATGGTGCGCACACAAGTCAAAGGTGGTCAAGTGGTTAATCTTAACAGAAAGTACAAAGGCTCGATATCAAGATACAAAGGCTCGATATCAAAGTCTAAGCAAAAAAGGCTCACAAACTTGGAAAAAAATCAGATTTGTCAAAGTATGACGTTAAACTTCCAAGGTGGAAAACTCAAACATGGTTTAATTAATCAATTGAGTACTGATTATGGTGTCACAAGAGTCACCATTAGCAGAATTTGGAAAATGGTGCGCACACAAGTCAAAGGTGGTCAAGTGGTTAATCTTAACAGAAAGTACAAAGGCTCGATATCAAGATACAAAGGCTCGATATCAAAGTACAAAGGAAAAGGCTCGATATCAAAGTACAAAGGCTCGATATCGAAGTACAAAGGCTCGATATCAACACGAGTCATCGACTCGAAAAAG GGTGTAATGGAAACTATAATTGTTCGCACCGATTATGTTACATACGGTGACAAATATTTTCCAGCATCCCTGATATTGTTCTCAAAAGATTCAGTAAAAATTAAGGCACGGACAGTGGAAGAGGAGTCAGCAGATTCTAGCTCTGACTGGAAAATTGATGATATTCTTAAAATCGAGACTCAGTGGAGTAGCACG ACTGTCGCAAAAGTGAGGATCCTACTGTTGGCAAATAACGATGTGCATGTAGAAATTGCAAATGGAACCTCAG GTAATGAATTGGTGGAATTTTTGGCTTCCAATTGGTCTGAGCATCAAGAGCAGATTATGTCATTGGATGTGAGATATAATGCTCTTTTGAGCATGGGGATTAA CATGCAAAATTGCAATGGAGATGTAGTTCCATATGAGGATTATGAGTATTCTTCTGATCCTTACATTCCCAA TTTCGAGGAGCCTTTCGAAGAAGTTGTCTATCCGAAAGGTGAAAGGGATGCTGTGTCTGTCAGAAAGAGTGATGTTGATCTATTGCTGCCCGACGTCTTCATTAATGATACAATTATTGACTTCTACATCAC GTACTTAAAGAATGGAATTCCTCATGAACGACGggataattttcatttttttagttGCTTCTTCTTCCGAAAGCTGGCCGATCTAGATAAAAACCCTTCCAGTGTTTTTGACGGCAAGGCTGCTTTTCAGCGCGTTCAACGGTGGACAaggaaaataaatatttttgagaAGGACTACATATTCATTCCAGTTAACTACAA TCTACACTGGAGTTTAATAATCTTATGTCATCCTGGTGAAGTTGCCAACTTCAATG ATGAAAACATTAATGAAGCTTTAAAGGTTCCATGTATATTGCATATGGATTCTATCAGAGGAAGTCACGCAGGGTTGAAGGATCATTTTCAGAG TTATCTATTGGAAGAGTGGAAAGAAAGGCAAAAGGAGACTTCCGAGGATGTCTATTTAAAATTTTTAGATCTACGGTTTCTTTCACTTGAG CTGCCACAGCAAGAGAATTACTCCGATTGTGGTCTCTTCTTACTTCATTATGCTGAACTTTTTATTAATGAAGCACCTCAGAACTTCAGTCCATTTCGAATCAACAAGTTTGACCATTTT CTAAGGCCGAACTGGTTTATCCCTGCCGAAGCATCTCTTAAGCGTGTCTATATCCAGAGGTTGATACATGAACTTCTGAAAAGTCTCTCCCATGAATGTGCTTCACCTCCTAAAAACGATTTCTCACATTCACCAGCATTGCCAGTAAATAAAGAAAATGACGATGGCATAGAAATTATATCTGAGAAAGAAAGCCTAGATAAATCTTGGAAGGGAAGTTCTTTGTATTCGCAATCAGTTCAGGGAATGGACATGAGTGTGCTTGATATGCCAATATATAGGCCGTCTCATCGTGTCAATAGCTCAGGATTGGGTATGACAGAGCTCCTTGAGCAGCAGAGTCAACGTTATGATCGAGGAGCATCCCTTGGGCAGCTAGGATTTTCTACGTCAACCATCAGG GAGGAAGAAGGCAATGAGCATCTCATTCATTCCATTATGGGCCAAACTGGACATCAGCCAACTGACCAAGTGGGAGATTCTCATATGAATTGTTCATCTAGAGATTTTGATCAAACAATTTCTTGGAACTCGGATTCGTCGTATCAAGTGGAACCCGAGGATCTTTCATCATCCTCGGAATCTCATTCTTGTGACGATTCTTCAGACACTAGGATACTTGAATTTGCCAATGGAATACAAAGTATAGATCCATGTTCAAATGAGAATACGGATCTATCAAAGGAAAATATGAATAGTCCAGAAGGCTTTGCTTCTGCCTCCAGTGATATGATGGAGACCCCAGCCGAAGACTCTCAAGAATTAGCCGAGAAGTATGGAAGCCACGATCAGGACGACCCATCTCTCTCCAACCCAGAACATGAGGTTGAGGGTTCACAAGAACTCGTATCTATTTCACTTTCAGGTGTCGACGATAAGTTGGCAGTTGAGGATGGTAAAACTGAGGATGATGAAGTTGTTGCAGCTGCTGACGTAGATAATTTGGTAGTCGAGGACAGTGAAAGTGAGGATGATGAAATTCTTATGGGTGCTGACGCAGATAATTTGGCAGTCGAGCACAGTAAAAGTGAGGATGATGAAATTGTTACGGGTGCTGACAGGGTAGTTGAGGATTCTCCAGATAAGCCAAGACCTGCAAAAAGATTGCGGGTTTCACCATCACCTGACGAGGAAGACCGTGTATGA